GCCGACGCCCTCAACGCCCTGCTGCGCATGGCCGGGTACGAGGGCGGCACCGGGCTGACCCGGCAGGAGGTCCTGACGGTGCTGCGCCGCGAGGGCAGCGCGCTGGCGGCCCTGCCCGAACGGGTCCTGGACGCCGTCGTCGGCATCGTCACCAACAACGCCCGCCTGATGCGCACCCAGCGGCACCGCGCCTTCGACGGCGACCTGCTGTTCTTCACGGCCGCCGCGCCGCGCGCCGAGCACTGGCTCACCCCGCGGGCCTGGGCGCCGTACCTCACCGGCACCCTCGACGAGCACCGGCTGGACTGCCTGCACCCGGAGATGACCCGGCCGGGGCCGCTGGACGAGATCGCCGCCACGCTCGCGGCCCGGCTGAAGGAGCTGGACGGATGACCTCGCCCTTCGACCCGTTCGATCAGCTGGGCCCGTCCGACGCGGCCGCACCCGGCGAGCCCGGCCACCTGGTCCTCGCCGGACCGGCCGGCCGCCGCTCGCTGTGGCCGCGCTGGCTGCCCGTCCCGCCCGGCTGGAGCACCGCGTACGGCCCGGCCCCGTACGACGACTGCCTGCACCGGCTCGACGCGCCCCCGCCCCGGCCCGCGTCCCCGGACCAGGTCCGGACCCGGGACCCCCGGCCCTGACCTGACCCGACCCGATCCCCGGGCCCCGGCCCCGACTCGACCCGACCCGGCCCGGCCCGGCCCGGCCCCGGATCCCCGCCCCGACCCACCCGGCCCCGCGCCGCCCCGATCCCTGGAGGAAACACCATGTCCGGTTCCCGCAACCCGATACAGCGCCGCACCGTGCTCGGCGCGGCGATCGCCGCGGGCGGCGTGCTCGGCACGGCCGGTACGGCCGCCGCCGCCACCCCCGACCAGGCCCGCGACCGCACCCGCAACCGCACCAAGGAGACGACCTACGCCGTGACGTCCGCCGAACTCGCCCAGGGCCTCTACCAGGTGGCCCACTCCACCCGCCACAACGCGCTGTGGGTGACCAGCTCCATCGGCTACCCGCCGGTCACCCAGTCCCAGCTGCTCAAGGTGGACCCGAGGACGCTCAAGACGCTGGCCTCCTACACCCCGCCGGTCACCGACGAGGCCACCGGCACCCTGGAGGCCGTCTACGGCATCGCCGTGGACGACGTCCACGACACCGTGTGGGTCGCCGCCACCCTGAACAACGCCCTCGCCGTCTACAGCCAGCGCACCGGACAGCACCTGGCGACGGTGCCCGGCGTGCAGCACACCCGGGACGTCGCCGTCGACATCCCGCGCGGCCTGGTCTGGTGCACCGCCCTGGAGGAGGGCAGCATCGTCGCGTTCGACCTGCGCACGCACGCCGAGCGCAAGCGCGTCACCGTCGAGGGCAGCTGGCCCGCCGGACTGGCCGTCAACCCCTTCACCGGCCACGTCTACGCCGCCGACCTGGCCAAGAGCCGCCTGTTCGAGGTGAGCCCCGGCTCCGACCGGCCGCGGATCCTGCCCGTGGGCGAGGGCACCATCGACGTCGCCCTGTCCGCGGACGGCCGCACCGCCTACACCGCGAACCAGGCCGCCGGTTCCGTCTCCGTCGTCGACCTGGCCAGCGGCGAGGTGACCCGGGAGATCAAGACCGGCGCGGGCACCCTCGCGGTGGCCACCGACCTGTGCACCGGCCGGGTCTACGCCGCCAACAAGGACGCCGGCACCACCACCGTCCTCGACCCCCGCACCGGCACGATCGTCGCCGACCTCGCCACCGGCGCCAACACCGACCACGTCACCGTCGCGCACGGCGTCGCCTACGTGGTCGACAAGGCCGCGGCCGGCCCCGACACCCTCGACTCCATCCACCGCATCGACCCGATCCGCTGACCCGCGCGGCCGTTCACCGTCCCCGGGGGGCGGTGAACGGCCCCTCTGCGGCTCGTATCCTGGGGCGGCAGTCAGGTCGCGCGCCTGGTCCGGGGCCGCTCCGGCGCCAGTCGCGCTCGGAGAGAGGTCGCACGGTGAACCAGCCGCCCCCGAACCCGGTTCCGTCCGGGACCGCCCCGCAGGACCGGGCCCCGGAGGCGGACCCCGCCCACCCCGGCGGGCAGATCCCCGTCGTCGTGCTCGCCGGGTTCCTCGGATCCGGCAAGACGACGCTGCTCAACCATCTGCTGCACCACAGCGGCGGCAGCCGTATCGGTGCGATCGTCAACGACTTCGGGGCCATCGAGATCGACGCGATGGCGGTGGCGGGCGCCCTCGGCGACTCGACCGTCTCGCTGGGCAACGGCTGCCTGTGCTGTGCCGTGGACGCGGGGGAGCTGGACCAGTACCTGGACCGGCTCACCCGCCCCCGGGCCGGCATCGACGTGATCGTGGTCGAGGCCAGCGGCCTCGCCGAGCCCCAGGAACTGGTCCGCATGGTCCTGGCCAGCGAGAACCCCCGGGTCGTCTACGGCGGCCTGGTCGAGGTGGTGGACGCCGCCGAGTTCGACGGCACCCGCGCCCGGCACCCCGAGATCGACCGGCACCTCGCCCTCGCGGACCTCGTCGTCGTCAACAAGGCCGACCGCGCGGACGACGCCGAACGGGTGCTCGCGACCGTGCGCTCGCTCGTCGACCGGGCGGCCGTCGTCCCGGCCACCTACGGCCGGGTGGACCCCGAGTTCCTGTTCGACTGCCGGCCCGGTGAGGAACGCGTCGGGCAGCTCTCCTTCGACGACCTGCACCTCGCCGAAGAGGACGGGGGCGGGGGCGGGGGCGGGGGCGAGGACGGGCCCGGCGGCGGGTCCGGCGGGGACCGCCACACCGGCCATCTGCACGCCGGCTACGACACTCTCTCCTTCGTCTCCGACGTGCCGCTCGACCCGCGCCGCCTGATGCGCTTCCTGGACAGCCGCCCCGACGGCCTCTACCGCATCAAGGGCTACGTCGGCTTCGGGCCGTACGACCCGCGCAACCGCTACGCCGTGCACGCCGTGGGCCGGTTCCTGCGCTTCTACCCCGAGCCCTGGCCGGCCGGCGGACCGCGGCGGACCCAGCTCGTGCTCATCGGATCCGGCACCGACATGCCCGCCCTCGCCGGGGAGCTCCAGGAGTGCGAGCAGGACACCCCGCACGCCGACGAGCACGGCATGTGGGGCGTCCTGCGCTACGTCCGGGGCCCCGGGCAGGAGGAGGCCCCCGCCGGGGCTCACGGAGCCGCAGAGGCCCTTGAGGACCCTGAGGACCCCGGGGCCGCCGAAGACCCCGGGGACGCCCCGGACATCGAGGACCCGCCCGTCTAGACGGGTCCCGCCACCACCCCCACCGTCTTCGGCAGCGACAGCCCCGAGCCGTCGCGGCGCGGGTCGATCTCCGGCAGCTCGGCCGGGTTGCCGTTCTTCTGCGCGGCCCGCGCCGGGGTGGGGCCCGCCCAGGCGAACGACAGACAGTCCTCGCCCTTCAGGAACCGCTGGCAGCGCACCCCGCCGGTGGCCCGGCCCTTGCGCGGGAACTGGTCGAACGGCGTCGCCTTGCCCGTCGTCTGCACCGAGTCGTCCAGCGTCCCGCGCGAGCCCGCGACCGTGAACACCACCGCCTCCACGGCCGGATCCACCGCCGTGAACGAGATGACCTTGGCGCCCTCGGCGAGCTTGATCCCCGCCATGCCGCCGGCCGGGCGGCCCTGCGGCCGGACCTGGGCCGCCTGGTAGCGCAGGAGCTGCGCGTCGTCCGTGATGAAGACCAGGTCCTCCTCGCCGGTGCGCAGCTCGGCAGCGCCGACGATCCGGTCGCCCTCCTTGAGGGTGATGACCTCCAACTCGTCCTTGTTGGACGGATAGTCGGGCACCACCCGCTTGACGACACCCTGCTCGGTGCCGAGCGCGAGACCCGGTGAGGACTCGTCGAGCGTGGTCAGGCACACCACCGACTCGTCGTCCTCCAGGGAGATGAACTCCGCGATCGGCGCCCCGCCGGACAGGGTCGGCACCGCGTCGGTCTCCGGGAGCTGGGGCAGGTCGACCACGTTCACCCGGAGCAGGCGCCCGGCCGAGGTGACCACGCCCACCTCGCCGCGCGCGGTGGCCGGCACCGCCGAGACGATCACGTCGTGCTTGTACCGCCTGCCGTCCGCCGCGCGAGGGAACGGCCGGTCGTCCGCCGTACGCGCCAGCAGACCCGTGGAGGACAGCAGCACCCGGCACGGGGCGTCCGCCACCTGGAGCGGCACCGCCGCCACCGGCACGGCGCCCGCCTCCAGCAGCACCGTGCGCCGCGGGGTGGCGAACTTCTTGGCGACGGACGCCAGTTCGGCCGAGACCAGCTTGCGCAGCTCGGCGTCCGAGTCGAGGATCCGGGTCAGCTCCTCGATCTCCGCGGTCAGCCGGTCCTTCTCCGCCTCCAGCTCGATGCGGTCGAACCTGGTCAGCCGGCGCAGCGGCGTGTCGAGGATGTACTGCGTCTGGACCTCGCTCAGCGAGAACCGCTCCATCAGGCGCTGCTTGGCCTCGGCGGAGTTGTCCGAGGAGCGGATCAGCCGGATGACCTCGTCGATGTCGACCAGCGCCGTGAGCAGGCCCTCGACCAGGTGCAGCCGGTCGCGCCGCTTGCCGCGCCGGTACTCGCTGCGCCGCCGCACGACCTCGAAGCGGTGGTCGAGATAGACCTCCAGCAGCTCCTTGAGGCCCAGCGTGAGCGGCTGGCCGTCGACCAGCGCCACGTTGTTGATGCCGAAGGACTCCTCCATCGGCGTCAGCTTGTAGAGCTGTTCGAGGACGGCCTCCGGCACGAAGCCGTTCTTGATCTCGATGACCAGGCGCAGCCCGTGCTCGCGGTCGGTGAGGTCCTTGACGTCGGCGATGCCCTGGATCTTCTTCGCGCCGACCAGGTCCTTGATCTTCGCGATGACCTTCTCCGGGCCGACCGCGAAGGGCAGCTCGGTGACCACGAGGCCCTTGCGGCGGGCGCTGACCGTCTCCACCGAGACCGTGGCGCGGATCTTGAAGGTGCCGCGCCCGGACTCGTAGGCGTCCCGGATCCCGGACAGGCCCACGATCCGCCCGCCGGTGGGCAGGTCGGGACCCGGGACGTGCTTCATCAGCGCGTCCAGGTCCGCGTTCGGATTGCGGATCAGGTGGCGGGCCGCCGCGACGACCTCGCCCAGGTTGTGCGGGGGCATGTTCGTGGCCATGCCGACGGCGATGCCCGACGCGCCGTTCACCAGGAGGTTCGGGAAGGCGGCGGGCAGGGCCACCGGCTCCTGCTCCTGGCCGTCGTAGTTGGGCGCGAAGTCGACCGTGTCCTCGTCGATCGACTCGGTCATCAGGCTGGTCGCCTCGGCCATGCGGCACTCGGTGTACCGCATCGCGGCGGGCGGGTCGTCGTTGCCCAGGGAGCCGAAGTTGCCGTGGCCGTCGACCAGCGGGACGCGCATCGAGAAGGACTGGGCCAGCCGCACCAGCGCGTCGTAGATCGACGCGTCGCCGTGCGGGTGGAGCTTGCCCATGACCTCGCCGACGACACGGGCGCACTTCACATAGCCGCGCTCGGGGCGCAGACCCATCTCGTTCATCTGGTAGACGATGCGGCGGTGCACCGGCTTCAGTCCGTCCCGGGCGTCCGGCAGGGCGCGCGAGTAGATGACCGAGTACGCGTACTCGAGGAAGGAGCCCTGCATCTCGTCGACCACGTCGATGTCGAGGATCTTCTCCTCGTACGGGTCGTCGGGCGGCGGGGTCTTCGTGCTGCGGCGGGCCATCGCTGCCGGCTCCTTGCTGAAGCGTGGAACGGGATCTGACGCCGACCATTGTGGACCGCCGGACTGACAACGTGGACCGGACCCCGCCCCACGAGCCTCCCCGGACCCCTCGCGGAGCCCCCGGACCGGCCCGTCCGACGGTCCGCGGGCCCCTTCCCGGGCCCCGGCGAAAGGCGCCGGAGCGCCCCGCGGCACCCGGCCCGGACCGCGCCGCCCCCGAAGTCCGGCCCGCCGTCCCCGAAGTCCCGCCCGCCGCCCGCGTGTCGGCCCCCGGACGTCGCCACGCCGGCTCCCGCCCGCGCCCCGCCCTGTTCCGCACGGTTCCGCGCCCCTGCCCCGCGCCCCTGCCCCGCACCCCCGCGCCACGCGCCCTCGCACGCCCCGCGCGCGCCCGCCGGGCCGCGCGCCCCGCCCGCTCCGCCCCGTCCCCCGTTCGATCTCGCTCAGGGCGTACGGGGAGCGGGAACTTCGCCAGCGGCTCGCACGCTTGCATACAGTGGCAGGACCGGCAGGAACAGGGCGGATTCCGGACCGCCACCGCGATCGAAGGGACGTACATGCCCAAGGGTCACACCGCCACAGCCGAGGCAGGCTCCGGCGGCCTGACAGCGACCGAGCACCGCCTGGCCAACGGCCTGCGCGTGGTGCTCTCCGAGGACCACCTGACCCCGGTCGCGGCGGTGTGCCTCTGGTACGACGTCGGCTCCCGCCACGAGGTGAAGGGGCGCACCGGCCTGGCCCATCTCTTCGAGCACCTGATGTTCCAGGGCTCGGCCCAGGTGACGGGCAACGGCCACTTCGAACTGGTGCAGGGCGCCGGCGGCTCGCTCAACGGCACCACCAGCTTCGAGCGCACCAACTACTTCGAGACCATGCCCGCCCACCAGCTGGAACTGGCCCTCTGGCTGGAGGCCGACCGCATGGGCTCCCTGCTCGCCGCCCTGGACGACGAGTCGATGGAGAACCAGCGCGACGTCGTCAAGAACGAGCGCCGCCAGCGCTACGACAACGTCCCCTACGGCACGGCCTTCGAGCGGCTCACCGCCCTCGCCTACCCGGAGGGCCACCCGTACCACCACACTCCGATCGGCTCCATGGCCGACCTGGACGCGGCCACCCTGGAGGACGCCCGCGCGTTCTTCCGCACGTACTACGCGCCCAACAACGCCGTCCTGTCCGTCGTCGGCGACATCGACCCGCGGCAGACGCTCGCCTGGATCGAGAAGTACTTCGGCTCCATCGCCTCCCACGACGGCAAGCCCGAGCCCCGCGACGGCTCGCTGCCCGAGGTGATGGGCGAGCAACTGCGCGAGGTCGTCGAGGAGGAGGTCCCGGCGCGCGCCCTGATGGCCGCCTACCGCCTCCCGCACGACGGCACACGCGCGTGCGACGCGGCCGACCTCGCCCTGACCGTCCTGGGCGGCGGCGAGTCCTCCCGGCTCTACAACCGGCTGGTGCGCCGCGACCGCACCGCCGTGGCCGCCGGGTTCGGCCTGCTGCGGCTGGCCGGAGCGCCCTCCCTGGGCTGGCTCGACGTCAAGACCTCCGGTGACGTGGAGGTCCCCGTCATCGAGGCCGCCATCGACGAGGAGCTGGCCCGCTTCGCCGAGGAGGGCCCCACCGCCGAGGAGCTGGAGCGCGCCCAGGCCCAGCTGGAGCGCGAGTGGCTGGACCGGCTCGGCACGGTCGCGGGCCGCGCCGACGAACTGTGCCGCTTCGCCGTCCTGTTCGGCGACCCGCAGCTCGCCCTCACCGCCGTCCAGCGCGTCCTGGAGGTGACGCCCGAGGAGGTCCAGGAGGTCGCCAAGGCCCGGCTGCGCCCCGACAACCGCGCGGTCCTCGTCTACGAGCCGACCGCCCCCGACGCCCAGGACGACACCCCCGACGCCCAGGACGACACCGAGGAGACGGCGAAGTGACCGAGCTGGCCACCATGGAGTTCCACCCCCGCCCCGAGGCCGGCGAGGCCAGGCCGTGGGCGTTCCCGGCCCCCGGGCGCGGCACCCTGGACAACGGCATCACGGTGCTGCGCTGCCACCGCCCCGGCCAGCAGGTCGTCGCCGTCGAGGTGCTGCTCGACGCGCCCCTGGACGCCGAGCCGGCCGGCCTGGACGGCGTCGCCACGATCATGGCGCGGGCCTTCTCCGAGGGCACCGACAAGCACTCCGCCGAGGACTTCGCCGCCGAGCTGGAGCGGGCGGGCGCCACCCTGGACGCGCACGCCGACCACCCCGGCGTACGGCTCAGCCTGGAGGTCCCGGCCTCCCGGCTGGCCAAGGGGCTCGCGCTGCTCTCCGACGCGCTGCGGGCGCCCGCGTTCGCCGGGTCCGAGGTCGAGCGGCTGGTGCGCAACCGGCTCGACGAGATCCCGCACGAGCTGGCCAACCCCTCCCGCCGGGCCGCCAAGGAGCTGTCCCGGCAGCTGTTCCCGGCCACCGCCCGCATGTCGCGCCCGCGCCAGGGCACCGAGGAGACCGTCGCCGCCGTCGACGCCGCCGCGGTCCGTGCCTTCTACGACCGGCACGTGCGGCCCGCCACGGCCACCGCGGTCGTCGTCGGCGACCTCACCGGCATCGACCTCGACGCGCTGCTCGGCGAGACCCTGGGCGCCTGGACCGGCTCGCCGGCCGAGCCGCGTCCGGTGCCGCCGGTCACCGCCGACGACACCGGCCGCGTGGTGATCGTGGACCGTCCCGGCGCGGTCCAGACCCAGCTGCTCATCGGCCGGATCGGCCCCGACCGGCACGACCGCGTGTGGCCCGCCCAGGTGCTCGGCACCTACTGCCTGGGCGGCACCCTGACCTCCCGTCTGGACCGCGTCCTGCGCGAGGAGAAGGGCTACACCTACGGTGTGCGGTCCTTCGGCCAGGTGCTGCGCTCGGCGCCCGACGGCACCGGCGCGGCGATGCTCGCGATCAGCGGCTCGGTCGACACGCCGAACACGGGCCCGGCTCTGGACGACCTCTTCACGGTGCTGCGCAAGCTCGCCGCCGAGGGCCTCACCGAGGCCGAGCGGGACGTGGCCGTGCAGAACCTGGTGGGTGTGGCGCCGCTCAAGTACGAGACGGCCGCCGCCGTGGCGAGCACGCTCGCCGACCAGGTCGAGCAGCACCTGCCCGACGACTACCAGGCGACGCTCTATCAGCAGCTCGCGCGGACCGGCACGGTGGAGGCGACCGCCGCGGTGGTCAGCGCCTTCCCGGTGGACCGCCTGGTGACGGTGCTCGTCGGGGACGCGGCGCAGATCAAGGAGCCCGTCGAGGCGCTCGGCGTCGGCCCGGTGACCGTGGTCGCCGCCGAGTAGGACGCACCGCGCGGCACGCGCGCGCGTGGGGCCCCGGTGACCGGAGCGTCACCGGGGCCCCGGCATGTCCGTATTGCGGGAGAGGCGCCCTGTCTGCCCTGTGGCGTGCGCTACAAAAACCCGGATCTGTTTGGGCGCGGAACACGGCCCCGTCTAGCGTCGGTCCGGCTGTTCGTCGGGCAGTGCGCCGCAGCCGCGGCACCGGACAGTCATCGCCGAGTCCCCGTACGGCGCGAGCCAGGGGAGCCGGGGACCCACTCAGTCCCTGGGGTGAATCGGGCACCGTGCGCCGAGCACGGCACCCGTAGGAGACCTTCCTGCTCCGAACCCGTCAGCTAACCCGGTAGGCGAGAGGGAAGGAAAGGACCAGCCACCACATGGCGTTCACGCGCGCCACCGGGAAGCACCGCCGCCCCGGCCGGGTGCAGCGCACCACCGCCCGCGCGGCGGGTGTCGCTGCCCTCACCACCACCGGCGTCATCGGCACCCTCGCCGCTTCCCCGGCACTCGCGGCCGAGACCCCCGCCCCGGCGGACACCGGCCTCACCCCGGTCATCAGCCTCGGCGACACCGTCGCCGAGCGGGTCGACGCGCAGGCCGCCGCCCAGTGGGAGGCCGCCCAGCAGAAGCAGGCCGAGCAGGCCGCCCGCAAGCTGGCCGCCGAGCGCGCCGAGCAGGCGCGCGAGGCCGAGGAGCGGGCCGACCGCGAGGCCGAGCGCAAGCGCCTCAACACCTTCGTGCCGCCCATCGCCGGCTCCTATGTCTCCACCGGCTACAAGACCGGCGGCTCGCTGTGGTCCTCCGGCTCGCACACCGGCATCGACTTCCACGCCGCGACCGGCACCCCCGTCCACGCGGTCGGCGTCGGCACGGTGGTGGAGACCGGCTGGGGCGGGGCGTACGGCAACCAGGTCGTCATCAGGATGGCCGACGGCATGTACACCCAGTACGGCCACCTGTCGTCCATCGGGGTCACGGTGGGCCAGCAGGTCGTCGCGGGCCAGCAGATCGCCGTGTCCGGCTCCACCGGCAACGTCACCGGGCCGCATCTGCACTTCGAGGCGCGCACCGGAGCGGAGTACGGCTCGGACGTCGATCCGATCGCCTACCTCCGCACGCACGGCGTGCAGGTCTGAATTCCCGCTCCGGGCACGCTCCGTATTCTTCTCCGCCGCACTGCTTCCCGGCTGTCCAAAAAATATCCCTGGATTCCGTCACGCCGTCGGAAATTCCCGCGCATTGTTCTAGAGTCGTCGGAATGCGCGTCCGCGGCGTGTCCGCCACGGGCGCGCCACGGACATGGACGCGGTCACGGGACGGGATACGGAGGTCGGACATGCGTGTTCCGGCGCACTCGG
The sequence above is drawn from the Streptomyces sp. SAT1 genome and encodes:
- a CDS encoding MbtH family NRPS accessory protein, producing MTSPFDPFDQLGPSDAAAPGEPGHLVLAGPAGRRSLWPRWLPVPPGWSTAYGPAPYDDCLHRLDAPPPRPASPDQVRTRDPRP
- a CDS encoding YncE family protein, which translates into the protein MSGSRNPIQRRTVLGAAIAAGGVLGTAGTAAAATPDQARDRTRNRTKETTYAVTSAELAQGLYQVAHSTRHNALWVTSSIGYPPVTQSQLLKVDPRTLKTLASYTPPVTDEATGTLEAVYGIAVDDVHDTVWVAATLNNALAVYSQRTGQHLATVPGVQHTRDVAVDIPRGLVWCTALEEGSIVAFDLRTHAERKRVTVEGSWPAGLAVNPFTGHVYAADLAKSRLFEVSPGSDRPRILPVGEGTIDVALSADGRTAYTANQAAGSVSVVDLASGEVTREIKTGAGTLAVATDLCTGRVYAANKDAGTTTVLDPRTGTIVADLATGANTDHVTVAHGVAYVVDKAAAGPDTLDSIHRIDPIR
- a CDS encoding CobW family GTP-binding protein yields the protein MPVVVLAGFLGSGKTTLLNHLLHHSGGSRIGAIVNDFGAIEIDAMAVAGALGDSTVSLGNGCLCCAVDAGELDQYLDRLTRPRAGIDVIVVEASGLAEPQELVRMVLASENPRVVYGGLVEVVDAAEFDGTRARHPEIDRHLALADLVVVNKADRADDAERVLATVRSLVDRAAVVPATYGRVDPEFLFDCRPGEERVGQLSFDDLHLAEEDGGGGGGGGEDGPGGGSGGDRHTGHLHAGYDTLSFVSDVPLDPRRLMRFLDSRPDGLYRIKGYVGFGPYDPRNRYAVHAVGRFLRFYPEPWPAGGPRRTQLVLIGSGTDMPALAGELQECEQDTPHADEHGMWGVLRYVRGPGQEEAPAGAHGAAEALEDPEDPGAAEDPGDAPDIEDPPV
- a CDS encoding DNA gyrase/topoisomerase IV subunit A encodes the protein MARRSTKTPPPDDPYEEKILDIDVVDEMQGSFLEYAYSVIYSRALPDARDGLKPVHRRIVYQMNEMGLRPERGYVKCARVVGEVMGKLHPHGDASIYDALVRLAQSFSMRVPLVDGHGNFGSLGNDDPPAAMRYTECRMAEATSLMTESIDEDTVDFAPNYDGQEQEPVALPAAFPNLLVNGASGIAVGMATNMPPHNLGEVVAAARHLIRNPNADLDALMKHVPGPDLPTGGRIVGLSGIRDAYESGRGTFKIRATVSVETVSARRKGLVVTELPFAVGPEKVIAKIKDLVGAKKIQGIADVKDLTDREHGLRLVIEIKNGFVPEAVLEQLYKLTPMEESFGINNVALVDGQPLTLGLKELLEVYLDHRFEVVRRRSEYRRGKRRDRLHLVEGLLTALVDIDEVIRLIRSSDNSAEAKQRLMERFSLSEVQTQYILDTPLRRLTRFDRIELEAEKDRLTAEIEELTRILDSDAELRKLVSAELASVAKKFATPRRTVLLEAGAVPVAAVPLQVADAPCRVLLSSTGLLARTADDRPFPRAADGRRYKHDVIVSAVPATARGEVGVVTSAGRLLRVNVVDLPQLPETDAVPTLSGGAPIAEFISLEDDESVVCLTTLDESSPGLALGTEQGVVKRVVPDYPSNKDELEVITLKEGDRIVGAAELRTGEEDLVFITDDAQLLRYQAAQVRPQGRPAGGMAGIKLAEGAKVISFTAVDPAVEAVVFTVAGSRGTLDDSVQTTGKATPFDQFPRKGRATGGVRCQRFLKGEDCLSFAWAGPTPARAAQKNGNPAELPEIDPRRDGSGLSLPKTVGVVAGPV
- a CDS encoding M16 family metallopeptidase encodes the protein MPKGHTATAEAGSGGLTATEHRLANGLRVVLSEDHLTPVAAVCLWYDVGSRHEVKGRTGLAHLFEHLMFQGSAQVTGNGHFELVQGAGGSLNGTTSFERTNYFETMPAHQLELALWLEADRMGSLLAALDDESMENQRDVVKNERRQRYDNVPYGTAFERLTALAYPEGHPYHHTPIGSMADLDAATLEDARAFFRTYYAPNNAVLSVVGDIDPRQTLAWIEKYFGSIASHDGKPEPRDGSLPEVMGEQLREVVEEEVPARALMAAYRLPHDGTRACDAADLALTVLGGGESSRLYNRLVRRDRTAVAAGFGLLRLAGAPSLGWLDVKTSGDVEVPVIEAAIDEELARFAEEGPTAEELERAQAQLEREWLDRLGTVAGRADELCRFAVLFGDPQLALTAVQRVLEVTPEEVQEVAKARLRPDNRAVLVYEPTAPDAQDDTPDAQDDTEETAK
- a CDS encoding M16 family metallopeptidase, whose amino-acid sequence is MTELATMEFHPRPEAGEARPWAFPAPGRGTLDNGITVLRCHRPGQQVVAVEVLLDAPLDAEPAGLDGVATIMARAFSEGTDKHSAEDFAAELERAGATLDAHADHPGVRLSLEVPASRLAKGLALLSDALRAPAFAGSEVERLVRNRLDEIPHELANPSRRAAKELSRQLFPATARMSRPRQGTEETVAAVDAAAVRAFYDRHVRPATATAVVVGDLTGIDLDALLGETLGAWTGSPAEPRPVPPVTADDTGRVVIVDRPGAVQTQLLIGRIGPDRHDRVWPAQVLGTYCLGGTLTSRLDRVLREEKGYTYGVRSFGQVLRSAPDGTGAAMLAISGSVDTPNTGPALDDLFTVLRKLAAEGLTEAERDVAVQNLVGVAPLKYETAAAVASTLADQVEQHLPDDYQATLYQQLARTGTVEATAAVVSAFPVDRLVTVLVGDAAQIKEPVEALGVGPVTVVAAE
- a CDS encoding M23 family metallopeptidase, which produces MAFTRATGKHRRPGRVQRTTARAAGVAALTTTGVIGTLAASPALAAETPAPADTGLTPVISLGDTVAERVDAQAAAQWEAAQQKQAEQAARKLAAERAEQAREAEERADREAERKRLNTFVPPIAGSYVSTGYKTGGSLWSSGSHTGIDFHAATGTPVHAVGVGTVVETGWGGAYGNQVVIRMADGMYTQYGHLSSIGVTVGQQVVAGQQIAVSGSTGNVTGPHLHFEARTGAEYGSDVDPIAYLRTHGVQV